The following is a genomic window from Nitrospira sp..
GGTGCCGCAGGAGCCGCACTCGGCGGCAGCGACCGTGACCGTTCCTTCATTTCTTTTTGATACCGCGCCACCAGCGACTTCAGTTGCTGGTTGTGTCGACGCGCCTCTTCGAATTCCTGCCTGATGGTCCGATTTTGCGCCGTCAGTTGTTTGACCTTGTCTTCCAGTTCCTTCGTCCGCACATCGATGGTGTCGCGCTCCTTGTCACGCCCATGTTCGATACGTTGGAGCTCATCCCTGGCGATTTGGCTTTCTGAACCGAACTTGGCATTGAGATCCTTCAGCGTCTTGACCTGTTGTTCCAGCGCATTTTTCTGTGCACGCGCGCGCTCCAAGTCGCCCTTGACGGCGTCGGCATCGGCGAGCGCCTCACGGTATTTTTTGTCGCTCACGCACCCGCTGACGGCCATCGCGCAGATGAACGCGAGCCCAACCATCCACACTTGCCTCATGCGACCCTCCCCTGTTCGATCAAGACCGATCGGACCTCTTCCATCCTGCTTGTGTATGCCAACCTCCACGCTTTGTCAACAGGTTTGCCGATTGCGTGGCTTCGACGGGAACCCGGTGTCGACCCCAGCGGCGTCTAAAATCAGCCGGCGCTTGACTGCCGGAGAACAGTTTGGGAATATGCAGTGGCTGTTCGGCAAAACTACATTCCACCCGTACTTTCAATACCAACTCATTGTCATGATAATGAACTGGGGCCCGGAGCTCGCCGTCATTCTCGGCATCATCGAAGGTCTGACGGAATTTCTTCCGGTCTCCTCGACAGGCCATCTGATTCTCGCCGGACATGCCCTCGGATTCACAGGAGACATCGCCTCGAACGTGGAAATTTCGATTCAGCTGGGGGCAATTTTGGCCATCATCGCCTATGAGCGCACCAAACTCGCGGCGCTCGCCTCCCACACCATCCGTGAACAACGAGAATTTCGTTCGCTGGTGGCGGCACGCGGAGCCACCGCATGGGCGGCGATCCTCCAGAAGTCCATTCATGCCCATCCTAACCTCTGGTTCGTCATCGGACTGGGATTGGCCTTCCTGCCCGCAGCCCTCGTGGGGTTCTTCGCGCACAAGTCGATCAAGGCCCATCTCTTTGCGCCGGCGACCGTCGCGGCATCGTTGATCATCGGGGGCCTCATTATTCTGGCGGTAGAGCGAATGCGAAACCGCGTGCGCACCACGGAACTCCTCCAGGTCACGCCTCGGTCAGCCCTCTGGATCGGCCTCGCCCAGTGCGTGTCTTTGATCCCAGGCATGTCCCGCTCCGGTTCGACCATCGTCGGCGGCCTCCTGGCGGGACTCGACCGCCGTGTCGCCACCGAATATTCCTTCTTTCTGGCCCTCCCGACGATGATCATCGCCACCATCTACCAGATGCTGAAGTCTCAAGCCGTCTTTACCCAACAGGACTTTGTCGCCCTCGGGATCGGGCTGGTGGTGTCGTTCGTGGTCGCCTGGGCGGTCATCGCCGCCTTTCTGACATTCGTCCAACGCCACAGCCTGCGGGTGTTCGCCTACTACCGTATGGCACTGGGCGTCATCGTACTGTTGGTCGTCCACTAATCAACCTGCGGGAAGGAGCCGAACCGCCATGGGAAAGCAGATGGACACGGTCCACGTTTACGATACATGGGTGAAGGGTAAAAAAGGCACGCTACACTTCGACGTCATGACGACGACTCAAGATCTAGCCTTGACGCTGGCGAAGAAGCACTTGGTGGAAATCGGTGAGCCTGACGCCGTGATTACGCTCAAGGAATGTCAGTTCTGCCACAGCGAACCGCTCGTCATGTTCTCGGAGGCGCAGCAGAAACAGTTCTGCGAACAGGGCGGCTTCATCATCACCTTGCCGGCCTGATCGGAAGCAGGAAGGCTAGGAGGGACGGTTCTCTTGAAGCACCGGGGCATCATCCGGGTGCTTTTCGAGGGCAAAGTGGAGAATCAGGAACCCAACCCCGACCGTAATCGCAGAATCGGCGACGTTGAAGGCCGGGAAATGGTAGGCGTTCAAATAAAAGTCCAGAAAGTCGATCACCTCCCCGTAACGCAGGCGGTCCAGTAAATTCCCGATCGCCCCGCCGAGAATCCCTGCCACGCTGAGTTGCCCCATCCAATCGTGCTTCGGCATGCGAACCAGGATGGTTCCCAGCAATCCCAAGGCAAAGAGCGAAGTCACGCCGAAAAACACGAAGCGGAACGACCCGCTGCTGGACGACAAGAACCCGAACGCCGCGCCGGGATTGCGGATGTATGTGATGCTGAAGAAATTGGAGATCACGGGAATGGACTCATGCAGCTTCATGGTTTGCATGACCTGTGCTTTCGTGGCTTGATCCGCCACCACGATCACGAGGCTGAGGAGACCCAGCAGCAGGTATCGGACGGTAGGGCTCACCGGACCGCCTCCACGCAGCGGTCGCAGAGCGTCGGATGGTCGGGGTAGGTCCCCACGGCCGGGCGATAGTTCCAACAGCGTTCGCACTTCGTTCCCGCAGCCTTGTCTACCGTGACGGCAAAACCTGGAGACTCCGCGAGATGATCGCCCCGCGTGAGGACCACATCCGACACGATGAAGAACGACGAGAGATCCTGCTGGTATCGCATCAAAAATGCATACCGTTCGGCAGTCGCTTCGATGACGACGCGCGCTTCCAACGGCGCGCCGATCACCTTGTCGCGGCGTTTCACTTCCAGGGCCGCCTGCACGGCGACTCGTACTTCCAACAAGCGTTCCCACCGCTCAGCCAGTTTCGGATCTGCCCAGCGGGGATCGGCCTCCGGAAACGTCGCGATGTGGACACTCTCAGCCTTGGCCTCTGCCCGCACGGACTCGGGCAACATCCGCCAGATTTCATCTGCGGTAAAACTCAATACCGGCGCCATCAGCTTCGTGAGTGTCACTACAATCTCGAACAGCGCCGTTTGCGAGGCGCGCCGCTCCGGAGAGTCCTTGCGGAAGGTATAGAGGCGGTCTTTCAGGATATCGAGGTAGACCGCGCTCAGATCCACCGAACAGAAATTATTGAGCGCATGGAAGATCGAGTGGAATTCGAATTCGTCGTAGCCCTTCCGCACACGTGGGATCAAATCGCCGAGCCGCATCAAGGCCCATCGATCCAGTTCAGGCAATCGCTCGAACGGGACGCGGTGCTGCGCCGGATCAAAGTCGTAGAGATTGCTCAGCAGGAAACGACAGGTGTTGCGAATCTTGCGGTACGCCTCGATGAGGTGGTTCAAGATTTCCTGCGAGATGCGCAGGTCCTCGCGGTAATCCTGAGCCGACACCCACAAGCGAAGAATCTCAGCCCCCGACTGCTTGATCACATCCTGCGGCGCCACGACATTACCCGCCGACTTCGACATTTTCCGGCCGGCCCCGTCCAGGACGAATCCATGAGTCAGAACGGCCTTGTAGGGCGCGCAATGGTCGGTGATCACGCCGGCTAACAGCGCACTGTGGAACCAGCCGCGATGCTGGTCGGACCCCTCCAGATAGAGATCCGCCTGCCACCACTGTCGTGGTTTCAACACCGCCGCGTAACTGACCCCGGACTCGAACCAGACATCGAGGATGTCGCGCTCCTTCTCGAACTCCGTTCCACCGCACCCGCCGCAACTGGTGCCCTCTGGAAGTAGGGCCTTCGCCTGATTGGCAAACCAATAGTCCGTGCCATGTTGTCCGATCAAATCCGCCACATGGTCGATCACCCTGGGATGGACCAGCACCTTGCCGCACGTCACGCAGGTGAATCCTGGAATCGGCGTCCCCCACACCCGCTGGCGCGAGAGACACCAGTCCGGACGATTCTCGATCATGCCGTTGATCCGGTCTCGCCCATAGGCCGGAATCCAGCACACTCGGCCAATCTCGGCCAACGCCTCTTTCCGCAACTCGTTGATCTCCATCGACACGAACCACTGTTCGGTCGCACGGAAGATGACCGGGCTCTTGCAGCGCCAACAATGCGGGTAGGAGTGGTTCAACGAACCCTGCCCCAGCAAACGGTCGTTGGCTTGGAGAAATTCCACGATCTTCGGATTGGCCTTGAAGACATGCTGACCGGCGAATACTTTCACCACATCCGTAAAGCGTCCACTGTTATCAACCGGCGCGAGGATCTCCAGTTTCTCGCCGGATGATGCCTGCGCATTGTGATTCAACACCAGAATGTAGTCTTCCATCCCGTGGCCTGGCGCGATATGCACACAGCCGGTCCCCTGCTCGAGCGTCACAAAGTCGCCGAGCAGGATGGGCGACAAGCCGGTCGTCAACGGACGCTGCGTCTCCAAGCTTTCGAACCCCTCGCGACCCTTCTTCACGCCCACCACCCGATAGCCTTCGAGTTTGCAGGCCTTCGCCACACTGTCGAGGAGCTGTTCAGCCACGATCAGCAGTTCATCACCCACCTGGACGAAGGCATACTCGATGTCCGCATGGAGACAAACCGCTTGATTCGCCGGGAGCGTCCAGGGGGTCGTCGTCCAGATGACGACTGAAATCAGCTTGATGCCGGAAGGAAACTGAATGCCAGGAAATGTGGCGCTGAGGGCGGTCGGCGACGTCACCACCGGAAACTTTACATAAATCGAGGGCGAGGTATGGTCGGCATATTCCACCTCCGCCTCCGCCAGCGCCGTCTGGTCCTGGGTACACCACAAGACCGGCTTGAGCCCTTTGTAGACCCCCCCGTGCTCGACGAATTTCCCGAACTCCCGGATGATGGTCGCTTCATAGGCAGGATTCAGCGTGAGATAGGGTTGCTGCCAGTCGCCCAACACGCCCAGCCGCTGAAATTCCTCCCGTTGAATCGCCACATATTTCTCTGCATAGTCCTTACAGAGCTTGCGGATCGCAAGGGCGTCCAGGTTCCGTTTCTTATCACCCAGATCCTTCAGCACCTGGTGTTCGATCGGCAAACCGTGACAATCCCAGCCTGGGACATAGGGGGCTTGATATCCGGACATCGTCTTCGACTTGATGATGATGTCCTTTAAGATCTTGTTCAGCGCGTGGCCGATATGAATACGGCCGTTCGCATACGGCGGGCCGTCATGGAGCACGTAGCGCGGAAAGCCCTGTCGCGATTCTTGAATCCGCTCGTACAAGCGCTCCTGCGCCCAGCGAGTCAGCATCTCCGGCTCCCGTTGCGGCAGATTCGCCTTCATCGGGAAATCGGTTTTCGGCAGGTTGAGGGTCGCTTTATAGTCCATAACCTTGTGTCGACGTGATGAAGAAATTCGTCAGGAAGTGCGCGTAACGTGAGGACTATACCGAAACGAGGCGAGAGGAACCAGTGGTTTGTTGCGGGCCAAACCCATCAAGTCCTGACTAACTGAGATACTGTCGTCTGCTTGGTTCTCAGGGCGGTCGGTCATGACAGAATCGTCAAAAACGTCTTCCGGCAAGGCCGCAACGAGTGCGAATGCGAGGCGTACGCTTGCGGTACGTCGAGCATTGGAGCGATGCGAGAACGCAGATGGAAGCGGTTTTCACGATTCTGTCAGCTGAGCGCCATCATGCGGTCCAGCGCCACCTTCGCCCACTGCTTTTCATCAGGCGGGACGACGATGTGATTCACGACATGACCCTCGGCCAGGTTCTCCATCGCCCAGCAGAGGTGCGGGGCATCGATGCGGAACATGGTGGCGCATTGGCAGACCGTGGAAGAAAGGAAAAACACCTTCTTGTCGGTCTGTTCCTGCTTCAATCGATTGACCAAATTGAGCTCAGTCCCGACTGCCCAGGTGGTGCCAGCAGGCGCCGCCGTGATGGTTCGAATGATGAATTCCGTCGAGCCGACCAGGTCGGCCTTATTCACCACATCTTCATGGCATTCAGGATGAACGATTACCTTCACATCGGAGTATTGCTTGCGGAAATAATCGACATGTGACGGCTGGAACATCTGGTGCACGCTGCAATGGCCTTTCCACAGAATCAGCGTTGCCCGCTGGATCGCCTCCACGGAATTACCGCCGCGCGGCATGTAGGGATCCCAGACGATCATCTGGTCGCGTGGAATGCCCATCTTATTGGCCGTGTTCCGGCCCAGGTGCTCATCGGGAAAGAAAAGGATCTTTTCCCGGCGCGCCCAGCTCCATTCGATGACCTTGCGGGCATTCGACGAGGTGCAGGTGAGCCCGCCATGTTCACCGCAAAAGGCCTTCAAGACCGCCGCTGAATTCACATAGACCGCCGGCATGACCGTTTCCTCAACCGGCACGATCCGCCCCAGCGTATCCCAACACTGTTCGACCTGTTCGATCGCAGCCATGTCGGCCATGGAACAGCCTGCCGCCATGTCCGGGAGAATGACTGTTTGATTGGAGCGACTCAAGACATCGGCGGTTTCCGCCATGAAGTGCACGCCGCAAAATACGACATAGGGCCGATCGGACCGTTGTTCGGCCACCTGCGACAGGATCAGGGAATCGCCGCGGAAATCCGCATGCTGAATGACTTCATCCCGTTGATAGTTATGGCCGAGGATCATGACCCGATCACCGAGCGTACGCTTGGTCGCACGGGTTCTCTCGAACAGCTCGTCGGGCGAGAGGGCTTGATAGTCCGTAATGGGATGAGGGAGCGTGGCGACCGTTTTCACCTGCAACCTTTCGATTGAGCGAAACATCTCCGTAACATGGGCCGATCTAACATGAATAATTCTACGACACCCTTTCCCGCACAATCAATTGAACCACCCAGGAGAAGGTGGCCTAGGAAAGGCCGTTGAAATGGGGCGACGAGCTTGGGACGAGGAACGGCCAAGATGGGCCACAATGATGAATCCTCCTCCCACCTTGCCGTATACTGGGCCGCAACTGGCTAACTCGTATCGGCGACCACAGCACCCATCCTTGGAGTTCCCATGTCTCACGTGTTGATCATTCATGAAGTCGAAGCCTATCCCGCATGGAAAGCCGTCTTCGACCGAGCGGCAGATCTCAGAAAACGTGCCGGGGAAATCAGCTACCATCTCCTGCGATACGACAACGATGCCAACCACATCGTTCATTTCTCGGCCTGGTCCTCCCTCGAAGCGGCGCGTCGCTTCTTCGAGTCCCCGGAGTTGGTCGAACTCAGGAGAGCGGCCGGTGTGAAAACGCCGGATTTTCTCTACCTGCACGAGATCGAGCAAGGCATCCTCTAGCAGGATGCGAAAAAACTCATGTTGGGCCCTGTGGCCGCCGCAGATGTCGAGGCCGGAGACGGACGCTGAACAGCCATGCAGGATGCGCAAAAAGGACGTCCAGCAAGGCCGCAGTGAGCGAAGAGTCGAGGCGTACGCGGGTCGGTACGGTGAGCCTCTGAACGAGGCGAGAACGTCGCCGGCGGACTTTTTCCGCATCCTGCCAGAACAGGGCCCTTGGGCACGAAGCACAACGATCGAACAGGAGCCGCCATGCCATATGTGAATATTCAGATCACCAAGGGCGCGACCAGGGCTCAGAAGGCGGAACTCGTCCAAGACGTGACGGCGTCGCTCGTCCGCATTCTTGACAAAAAACCGGAGCAGATTCACATCGTCATTCAAGAAATCGCTGAAGAGGATTGGGGCTTCTCCGGGTTACTCACCGACGACTGGAAACGCCAACAGGCTGGTCTCACTTCCTCCTCTCAATCATAGACGAGGGCGGCGAGAAGACGTAGAATGGCTCCGGCTCGACGTCACCGCCCCAAGGAGTACATGCAAAAGACCCGCATCATCTGCACGATCGGCCCAGCCACGGAATCCTACGAGATGCTGCAGAAGCTGTACGAAGCGGGCATGACGATCGCCCGCCTGAACATGTCCCACGGCGACCACGACTCTCACGCCAAGGTCATCCGACACATCAAGACGCTCAACAAGAAGGTGCGATTTCCGATCCCTATTCTACTGGACACGCAAGGCCCGGCGATCCGCACCGGGGATCTCTCCAACGAGCTGGATCTGCAGGAGGGCGCCATCGTGTCGGTGACCACCCGTGGGTCGACGGACGTGGAGGAGAGCTCCATTCACATCGACTATGCGGATTTGTTGAAGCAAGTCAACGTCGGGGACAAGATCACCGTGGACAACGGGCTGATCAATTTCGAGGTGCTGGAGAAAATGGACCGTCTCATGCGGTGCCGCGTCTTGGACGGCGGCCGCTTGAAGAGCAAGCGGCACGTGAATCTCCCGGGTATCCGCGTCAATCTGCCGGCGATTACGCACAAGGACACCAAAGACATCCTGTTTGGATTGGAACGGGACGTGGACTTCATCGCCCTGTCGTTCGTGCGCGAGGCCGAGGATATCCGGCAGCTCAAGGCTCTCATGGGCGACAAGGTCGGGCGGGTGAAAATCATCTCCAAAATCGAGGACCAGGAAGGGGTCCGGAACCTGGACGAGATCATCAAGGAATCGGACGGGATCATGGTGGCGCGTGGAGATCTGGGGGTAGAGATCAATCTGGAAGATCTTCCGAATGTCCAGCGCACGATCGTGCGGAAGTGCGCTGAGTATGGGAGGCGCGTGATCGTGGCCACCCATCTGCTCGAATCCATGATCCACAATCCGCACCCCACCCGTGCCGAGGTCACCGACGTCGCCAACGCAATCTACGAAGAAGCCGATGCCGTCATGCTGTCGGGAGAAACCACGGTGGGAAAGTATCCGGTGAAATGTGTCGAATACC
Proteins encoded in this region:
- a CDS encoding Undecaprenyl-diphosphatase, yielding MPTSTLCQQVCRLRGFDGNPVSTPAASKISRRLTAGEQFGNMQWLFGKTTFHPYFQYQLIVMIMNWGPELAVILGIIEGLTEFLPVSSTGHLILAGHALGFTGDIASNVEISIQLGAILAIIAYERTKLAALASHTIREQREFRSLVAARGATAWAAILQKSIHAHPNLWFVIGLGLAFLPAALVGFFAHKSIKAHLFAPATVAASLIIGGLIILAVERMRNRVRTTELLQVTPRSALWIGLAQCVSLIPGMSRSGSTIVGGLLAGLDRRVATEYSFFLALPTMIIATIYQMLKSQAVFTQQDFVALGIGLVVSFVVAWAVIAAFLTFVQRHSLRVFAYYRMALGVIVLLVVH
- a CDS encoding Lipoprotein signal peptidase, with translation MSPTVRYLLLGLLSLVIVVADQATKAQVMQTMKLHESIPVISNFFSITYIRNPGAAFGFLSSSSGSFRFVFFGVTSLFALGLLGTILVRMPKHDWMGQLSVAGILGGAIGNLLDRLRYGEVIDFLDFYLNAYHFPAFNVADSAITVGVGFLILHFALEKHPDDAPVLQENRPS
- a CDS encoding Isoleucyl-tRNA synthetase, which produces MDYKATLNLPKTDFPMKANLPQREPEMLTRWAQERLYERIQESRQGFPRYVLHDGPPYANGRIHIGHALNKILKDIIIKSKTMSGYQAPYVPGWDCHGLPIEHQVLKDLGDKKRNLDALAIRKLCKDYAEKYVAIQREEFQRLGVLGDWQQPYLTLNPAYEATIIREFGKFVEHGGVYKGLKPVLWCTQDQTALAEAEVEYADHTSPSIYVKFPVVTSPTALSATFPGIQFPSGIKLISVVIWTTTPWTLPANQAVCLHADIEYAFVQVGDELLIVAEQLLDSVAKACKLEGYRVVGVKKGREGFESLETQRPLTTGLSPILLGDFVTLEQGTGCVHIAPGHGMEDYILVLNHNAQASSGEKLEILAPVDNSGRFTDVVKVFAGQHVFKANPKIVEFLQANDRLLGQGSLNHSYPHCWRCKSPVIFRATEQWFVSMEINELRKEALAEIGRVCWIPAYGRDRINGMIENRPDWCLSRQRVWGTPIPGFTCVTCGKVLVHPRVIDHVADLIGQHGTDYWFANQAKALLPEGTSCGGCGGTEFEKERDILDVWFESGVSYAAVLKPRQWWQADLYLEGSDQHRGWFHSALLAGVITDHCAPYKAVLTHGFVLDGAGRKMSKSAGNVVAPQDVIKQSGAEILRLWVSAQDYREDLRISQEILNHLIEAYRKIRNTCRFLLSNLYDFDPAQHRVPFERLPELDRWALMRLGDLIPRVRKGYDEFEFHSIFHALNNFCSVDLSAVYLDILKDRLYTFRKDSPERRASQTALFEIVVTLTKLMAPVLSFTADEIWRMLPESVRAEAKAESVHIATFPEADPRWADPKLAERWERLLEVRVAVQAALEVKRRDKVIGAPLEARVVIEATAERYAFLMRYQQDLSSFFIVSDVVLTRGDHLAESPGFAVTVDKAAGTKCERCWNYRPAVGTYPDHPTLCDRCVEAVR
- a CDS encoding Quinolinate synthetase, encoding MFRSIERLQVKTVATLPHPITDYQALSPDELFERTRATKRTLGDRVMILGHNYQRDEVIQHADFRGDSLILSQVAEQRSDRPYVVFCGVHFMAETADVLSRSNQTVILPDMAAGCSMADMAAIEQVEQCWDTLGRIVPVEETVMPAVYVNSAAVLKAFCGEHGGLTCTSSNARKVIEWSWARREKILFFPDEHLGRNTANKMGIPRDQMIVWDPYMPRGGNSVEAIQRATLILWKGHCSVHQMFQPSHVDYFRKQYSDVKVIVHPECHEDVVNKADLVGSTEFIIRTITAAPAGTTWAVGTELNLVNRLKQEQTDKKVFFLSSTVCQCATMFRIDAPHLCWAMENLAEGHVVNHIVVPPDEKQWAKVALDRMMALS
- a CDS encoding 2-hydroxymuconate tautomerase-like protein, whose amino-acid sequence is MPYVNIQITKGATRAQKAELVQDVTASLVRILDKKPEQIHIVIQEIAEEDWGFSGLLTDDWKRQQAGLTSSSQS
- a CDS encoding Pyruvate kinase: MQKTRIICTIGPATESYEMLQKLYEAGMTIARLNMSHGDHDSHAKVIRHIKTLNKKVRFPIPILLDTQGPAIRTGDLSNELDLQEGAIVSVTTRGSTDVEESSIHIDYADLLKQVNVGDKITVDNGLINFEVLEKMDRLMRCRVLDGGRLKSKRHVNLPGIRVNLPAITHKDTKDILFGLERDVDFIALSFVREAEDIRQLKALMGDKVGRVKIISKIEDQEGVRNLDEIIKESDGIMVARGDLGVEINLEDLPNVQRTIVRKCAEYGRRVIVATHLLESMIHNPHPTRAEVTDVANAIYEEADAVMLSGETTVGKYPVKCVEYLRKIALKSEAIPGLQFAKGLRNAGNKQQLAAAAVQLAEGVKAKGIVVITRRGLMADLVANCRPFVTDIYAFTNMSQARRTMMLNRGVFPFKIDFSSDPEKTLQTAFRILKEREQFQIGDKVVIISDVLAQQRVDSIQIRDVPADDNLPETASEAG